In Tepidimonas taiwanensis, the following are encoded in one genomic region:
- the petA gene encoding ubiquinol-cytochrome c reductase iron-sulfur subunit yields the protein MSEAPLDQDRRTWLITSCAVGGAGAVAAAVPFVSSFAPSERAKAAGASVEVDVSKLQPGEKMVVEWRGKPVWIMRRTPEMLASLEKVEPQLADPNSDRKAYPTPPYAKNRHRSIKPEYLVAVGICSHLGCSPVDKLQPGPQPSLPDDWQGGFLCPCHGSTFDLAGRVFKNKPAPDNLEIPPHHYVSDTVVLIGEDPPKA from the coding sequence ATGAGCGAAGCCCCCCTGGACCAAGACCGCCGGACTTGGCTGATCACGTCGTGCGCCGTGGGCGGCGCCGGCGCGGTCGCTGCGGCGGTTCCCTTCGTCAGCTCGTTCGCCCCGTCGGAGCGCGCCAAGGCCGCGGGTGCCTCGGTCGAAGTCGACGTCTCCAAGCTCCAGCCGGGCGAGAAGATGGTCGTCGAGTGGCGCGGCAAGCCGGTGTGGATCATGCGCCGCACACCCGAGATGCTGGCGTCGCTCGAAAAGGTGGAGCCCCAGCTCGCGGACCCCAACTCCGACCGCAAGGCCTACCCCACGCCGCCGTACGCGAAGAACCGGCACCGCTCGATCAAGCCCGAATACCTGGTCGCGGTGGGCATCTGCTCGCACCTCGGCTGCTCGCCCGTGGACAAGTTGCAGCCCGGCCCGCAGCCGTCGTTGCCGGACGATTGGCAGGGCGGCTTCCTGTGCCCCTGCCACGGCTCGACCTTCGACCTCGCGGGCCGTGTCTTCAAGAACAAGCCCGCGCCGGACAACCTGGAAATTCCGCCGCACCACTACGTGTCGGACACCGTGGTGCTGATCGGCGAAGACCC